The Pseudomonas baetica genome includes a region encoding these proteins:
- a CDS encoding spermidine synthase, whose protein sequence is MKRFVLLDTTPIPESGGALCLFEYGEDFVIKIQGGDGGQLMNTRMHGSEDALAEIPCRKVAGRPDSRVLIGGLGMGFTLASALKHLGKSAEVVVAELVPGVVEWNRGPLGEKSGRPLLDPRTVIRQDDVANVLQSEPNGFDAIMLDVDNGPEGLTQKANSWLYSAAGLNACAKALRPKGVLAVWSASADRLFSDKLKKAGFKAEEVQVFAHGNKGTRHTIWIAEKLKG, encoded by the coding sequence ATGAAACGTTTCGTTCTGCTCGACACCACCCCGATCCCTGAAAGCGGCGGTGCCCTGTGCCTGTTCGAGTATGGCGAGGACTTCGTCATCAAGATCCAGGGCGGCGACGGAGGGCAGTTGATGAACACACGCATGCACGGTTCCGAAGATGCGCTGGCCGAGATTCCCTGCCGCAAGGTCGCTGGCCGGCCGGATTCGCGGGTGCTGATCGGCGGCCTGGGCATGGGCTTCACCCTCGCTTCGGCGCTCAAGCATCTGGGCAAAAGCGCTGAAGTGGTGGTCGCCGAACTGGTGCCGGGCGTGGTCGAGTGGAACCGTGGCCCGCTCGGTGAAAAGTCCGGTCGGCCGCTGCTTGATCCGCGCACGGTGATCCGTCAGGACGACGTGGCTAACGTGCTGCAAAGCGAGCCAAACGGCTTCGACGCGATCATGCTCGACGTCGATAACGGCCCCGAAGGCCTGACCCAGAAGGCCAACAGCTGGCTGTACTCCGCCGCTGGTCTGAATGCCTGCGCCAAAGCCCTGCGCCCGAAGGGTGTGCTGGCGGTTTGGTCGGCCAGCGCCGACCGGCTGTTTTCCGACAAATTGAAGAAGGCCGGTTTCAAGGCTGAGGAAGTCCAGGTGTTCGCCCACGGCAACAAGGGCACGCGCCACACGATCTGGATTGCCGAGAAGCTCAAGGGCTGA
- a CDS encoding cyclic nucleotide-binding domain-containing protein: MSEPTLLNNEIRDWLMDCGLFDQLQLADFAAASGYFSISTVAEGEAIFREGDAGSFMCILHSGQVAVQKTGPDGQVITMATLRSGRAFGEMAVLDGERRSATCIAASHCQLLNLGKDSLEKMLNDAPKIAAKIIRALAVSLSKRLRMADGQLAAQQV; encoded by the coding sequence ATGTCCGAACCCACCTTACTGAACAACGAAATCCGCGACTGGCTGATGGACTGTGGCCTGTTCGATCAATTGCAACTGGCCGACTTCGCCGCGGCCTCGGGCTACTTCAGCATCAGCACCGTGGCTGAAGGCGAAGCGATTTTCCGCGAAGGCGATGCCGGCAGCTTCATGTGCATCCTCCACAGTGGCCAGGTCGCGGTACAGAAAACCGGGCCCGACGGCCAGGTGATCACAATGGCGACGCTGCGCAGCGGTCGGGCCTTCGGAGAAATGGCCGTGCTCGACGGTGAACGGCGTTCGGCCACGTGCATTGCCGCGAGCCATTGCCAGTTGCTCAATCTAGGCAAGGACTCGCTGGAGAAAATGCTCAACGACGCGCCAAAAATCGCCGCCAAGATCATCCGCGCCCTCGCTGTCTCCCTGTCCAAACGCCTGCGCATGGCCGACGGCCAACTGGCAGCGCAACAGGTTTAA
- a CDS encoding S9 family peptidase produces MPVSANVTSAPIAHKAAGADPYAWLQERDTDAVLDYLKAENAFQETQTADQAELRETLFEEIKGRILETDLSLPSPWGPYLYYTRTTAGDEYARHYRCPRPADDSLTLDESREQLLLDPNVLANGGFFSLGAFSISPDHQRLAYSVDASGDEIYTLFVKELANDKVSELEFEDCDGSMTWANDSLTLFFGVLDDTHRPHKLFRYRLDGTAAEEVFHEPDGRFFLHCYRASSEQQLLLSLGSKTTSEVWALDANQPHLPFTCLAPRVEDHEYDVDHGVLDGVWTWFIRTNRDGINYALYQAPDTGITPTEADWLNLIPHSDTVMLDGVSLNTEAMTLSLREGGLPVIEVHPHGLASYRVQLPDAAYSLYVQNSLEFESDRIRLRYEALNRPAQVRQLMLASGEQTVLKETPVLGPFDADAYVSQRLWATAPDGTQVPISLVMKREMVGKAVPLYLYGYGAYGSSLDPWFSHARLSLLDRGMAFAIAHVRGGGELGEAWYRAGKQEHKHNTFSDFIACAEFLIFNGITTPEKLAISGGSAGGLLIGAVLNQRPDLFGVAIAEVPFVDVLNTMLDPDLPLTVTEYDEWGNPEEPDVYERIKAYAPYENVTAQAYPATLVIAGYNDSRVQYWEAAKWVAKLRATKTDDNLLLLKTELGAGHGGMSGRYQGLRDVALEYAFVFKVLGLA; encoded by the coding sequence ATGCCCGTATCCGCCAACGTCACCAGCGCCCCGATTGCCCACAAGGCGGCCGGCGCCGACCCGTATGCCTGGCTGCAGGAGCGCGACACCGACGCGGTGCTCGACTACCTCAAGGCTGAAAACGCTTTTCAGGAAACACAAACCGCCGATCAGGCCGAACTGCGCGAAACCCTGTTCGAAGAGATCAAGGGCCGCATTCTGGAAACCGATCTGTCCCTGCCCTCGCCGTGGGGGCCGTACCTGTATTACACCCGCACCACCGCTGGCGACGAATATGCCCGCCACTATCGTTGCCCACGTCCGGCGGACGACAGCCTGACCCTCGACGAAAGCCGCGAACAACTGCTGCTCGACCCGAACGTTCTGGCCAATGGCGGCTTCTTCTCACTGGGCGCGTTCAGCATCAGCCCCGATCACCAGCGCCTGGCCTACAGCGTCGATGCCTCGGGCGATGAGATCTACACGCTGTTCGTCAAGGAACTGGCCAACGACAAGGTCAGCGAACTGGAATTCGAGGACTGCGACGGCAGCATGACCTGGGCCAACGACAGCCTGACCTTGTTCTTCGGCGTGCTCGACGACACCCATCGCCCACACAAACTGTTCCGTTATCGCCTCGACGGCACCGCTGCCGAAGAAGTCTTCCACGAGCCGGATGGGCGCTTCTTCCTGCATTGCTACCGCGCAAGCTCCGAACAGCAATTGCTGCTGTCGCTGGGCAGCAAGACCACCAGCGAAGTCTGGGCACTGGACGCCAATCAGCCACACCTGCCCTTCACCTGCCTGGCACCGCGCGTCGAGGATCACGAATACGACGTCGATCACGGCGTGCTCGATGGCGTGTGGACATGGTTTATCCGCACCAACCGCGACGGCATCAACTACGCCCTGTATCAGGCCCCGGACACTGGCATCACGCCGACAGAAGCCGATTGGCTGAACCTGATCCCGCACAGCGACACGGTGATGCTCGATGGCGTCAGCCTGAACACCGAGGCCATGACCCTGAGTCTGCGCGAAGGCGGCCTGCCAGTCATCGAAGTTCACCCACACGGTCTGGCGTCTTATCGCGTGCAATTGCCGGACGCGGCCTACAGCCTCTACGTGCAAAACAGCCTGGAGTTTGAAAGCGATCGCATTCGTCTGCGCTATGAGGCGCTGAATCGCCCGGCCCAAGTGCGCCAACTGATGCTGGCCAGCGGCGAACAGACCGTGCTGAAAGAGACCCCGGTACTCGGCCCGTTCGACGCCGACGCTTACGTCAGCCAGCGCCTTTGGGCCACCGCGCCGGACGGCACGCAGGTGCCGATCAGCCTGGTGATGAAGCGCGAAATGGTTGGTAAAGCGGTGCCGCTGTATCTCTATGGCTATGGCGCTTACGGTTCGAGCCTTGATCCGTGGTTCTCTCACGCCCGCCTGAGCCTTTTGGATCGTGGCATGGCCTTCGCCATTGCTCACGTGCGCGGCGGCGGCGAGTTGGGCGAAGCCTGGTATCGCGCCGGCAAGCAGGAACACAAGCACAACACCTTCAGCGACTTCATCGCCTGCGCCGAGTTCTTGATCTTCAACGGCATCACCACACCTGAAAAGCTGGCAATCAGCGGCGGCAGCGCGGGTGGTCTGTTGATTGGCGCAGTGCTCAACCAGCGCCCGGACCTGTTTGGCGTGGCGATTGCTGAAGTGCCGTTCGTCGATGTGCTCAACACCATGCTCGACCCGGATCTGCCATTGACCGTTACCGAATACGACGAGTGGGGCAATCCTGAAGAACCGGACGTCTATGAGCGAATCAAGGCCTACGCGCCTTACGAAAATGTCACAGCGCAGGCTTATCCCGCGACGCTGGTGATCGCCGGTTACAACGACAGCCGCGTGCAGTACTGGGAAGCGGCCAAGTGGGTGGCGAAATTACGCGCGACAAAAACCGACGACAATCTGCTGCTGCTCAAGACCGAACTGGGCGCCGGGCATGGCGGGATGAGCGGGCGCTATCAGGGATTACGTGACGTAGCCCTCGAATATGCATTTGTGTTCAAGGTTTTGGGCCTGGCCTGA
- a CDS encoding MFS transporter: MDTMTENDYLIAWGLYAFAAVGCLLVWLRLTTWMWRWLREPLRVLMAVLLFSPTIVDPVKEKVAPAIAITALDLAFKVGNNAWRAVSDLFMYGMIAFGIYLIYVLIRFPIERASKARREQAEAAKAAARADERDDDQPFGGAGDDRYGRPPVPNNPQRMRVEPRL; this comes from the coding sequence ATGGACACCATGACCGAGAACGACTATCTGATCGCCTGGGGCCTCTACGCCTTTGCCGCTGTAGGCTGCCTGTTGGTATGGCTGCGCCTGACCACCTGGATGTGGCGCTGGCTGCGCGAGCCGTTGCGTGTGTTGATGGCGGTGTTGCTGTTCAGCCCGACCATCGTTGACCCGGTGAAGGAAAAGGTCGCCCCGGCCATCGCCATCACCGCGCTGGATCTGGCGTTCAAGGTCGGCAACAACGCCTGGCGCGCAGTCTCCGATCTGTTCATGTACGGCATGATCGCGTTCGGCATCTATCTGATTTACGTGCTGATCCGCTTCCCGATCGAACGGGCCTCCAAGGCTCGCCGTGAACAGGCCGAAGCGGCCAAAGCAGCAGCCCGCGCCGATGAGCGCGATGACGACCAACCGTTCGGTGGCGCCGGTGATGACCGTTACGGTCGCCCGCCAGTGCCGAACAATCCGCAGCGCATGCGGGTCGAGCCGCGTCTGTAA
- a CDS encoding class II glutamine amidotransferase: protein MCELLGMSANVPTDIVFSFTGLMQRGGRTGPHRDGWGIAFYEGRGLRLFQDPAASCESEVANLVQRYPIKSEVVIGHIRQANVGKVCLSNTHPFVRELWGRNWCFAHNGQLADFTPIKSFYRPVGDTDSEAAFCDLLNRVRAAFPEPVDIEVLLPDLVAACAEYRSKGVFNCLLSDGDWLFCYCSTKLAQITRRAPFGPARLKDVDVIVDFQAETTPNDVVTVIATEPLTENETWTRYEPGQWSLWRRGECVSQGKTE, encoded by the coding sequence ATGTGTGAATTACTGGGCATGAGTGCCAACGTGCCGACTGATATCGTGTTCAGCTTCACCGGGCTGATGCAGCGCGGTGGGCGCACCGGCCCGCACCGCGACGGCTGGGGCATCGCCTTCTATGAGGGCCGTGGCCTGCGGCTGTTCCAGGATCCGGCCGCCAGCTGCGAGTCGGAAGTCGCCAATCTGGTGCAGCGTTACCCGATCAAGAGCGAAGTGGTCATCGGCCATATCCGCCAGGCCAACGTCGGTAAGGTCTGCCTGTCCAATACCCACCCGTTCGTCCGCGAACTGTGGGGGCGCAACTGGTGCTTCGCACACAATGGTCAGCTCGCCGATTTTACCCCGATCAAAAGTTTCTACCGCCCGGTCGGCGATACCGACAGTGAAGCGGCGTTCTGCGATTTGCTCAACCGCGTACGTGCAGCCTTTCCGGAACCGGTCGATATAGAAGTGCTGCTGCCGGATCTGGTTGCCGCGTGCGCCGAATACCGCAGCAAAGGCGTGTTCAACTGCCTGCTCAGCGATGGCGACTGGCTGTTCTGCTATTGCTCGACGAAACTGGCGCAGATCACCCGGCGCGCACCGTTCGGCCCGGCGCGGCTCAAGGACGTCGATGTGATCGTCGATTTCCAGGCTGAAACCACGCCCAACGATGTGGTGACGGTGATTGCCACCGAACCTCTGACCGAAAACGAAACCTGGACCCGCTACGAACCGGGCCAATGGAGCCTGTGGCGACGCGGCGAATGCGTCAGCCAAGGCAAGACCGAATAA
- a CDS encoding DUF2937 family protein, with product MLLSYLRLVLFAAGLLIGVQVPGFINDYAKRVEAHLIEAQTGLRGFQGTADQFFKGDMQALVAHYRASEDPVFRSDADSLNTLLTRQLALDKQFQAMQGPWYIRFLQVVLAADPDIRKETWNGYSYQILLTPEAMIWGMSGALLLSFGIECLFRLIDWVVLGGKRLRQSRPIEDRDVRGL from the coding sequence ATGTTGCTCAGTTATCTACGGCTGGTGTTATTTGCGGCGGGCCTGTTGATCGGTGTCCAGGTGCCGGGGTTCATCAACGATTACGCGAAACGTGTCGAGGCCCATCTGATTGAGGCGCAGACCGGTCTGCGCGGCTTTCAGGGTACGGCCGATCAGTTTTTCAAAGGTGATATGCAGGCACTTGTCGCGCATTACCGCGCCAGTGAAGACCCGGTGTTTCGCAGTGATGCGGACAGTCTGAACACGTTGCTCACGCGTCAGTTGGCGCTGGATAAACAATTCCAGGCGATGCAGGGCCCGTGGTACATCCGCTTCCTGCAAGTAGTGCTGGCCGCCGACCCGGACATCCGCAAGGAAACCTGGAATGGCTACAGCTACCAGATCCTGCTGACCCCGGAGGCGATGATCTGGGGCATGAGCGGCGCATTGCTGTTGTCGTTCGGCATCGAATGCCTGTTCCGTCTGATCGACTGGGTGGTGCTGGGTGGCAAACGCCTGCGCCAGAGCCGGCCGATTGAAGACCGCGACGTTCGCGGTCTCTGA
- a CDS encoding LysR family transcriptional regulator — MNLKFLETFVWVARLKSFRLTADKLFTTQASISSRIAVLEGELGVKLFVRDSRGVSLTPEGLKVLDYAEQMLDTMSALKQSIETRSSKVGRVRIGVMDTVIHTWLSPLVAQMTDLYPRVEIELVADTSLNLCDQLQKGFLDLILQTDLVRHESVRSLELASHPLGWIVASNSIYNRDYADLAELAQERIITYSKNSRPHQDLLALMQASGVIAPRLNCVNSVSAITRLLRDGFGIGVLPPVLVAEELARGELTLLAIDQRPPNLQVVVSWRVGVEWVEEIVTLCQQVLAGYAQKVGKDYITLTD, encoded by the coding sequence ATGAACCTGAAGTTTCTCGAGACCTTTGTCTGGGTCGCCCGGCTGAAGAGTTTTCGCCTGACCGCCGACAAGCTGTTCACCACCCAGGCGTCGATTTCCAGTCGCATTGCAGTACTTGAAGGTGAACTGGGGGTGAAGCTGTTTGTGCGTGATTCGCGCGGTGTCAGCCTGACGCCCGAAGGTTTGAAAGTGCTGGACTATGCCGAGCAGATGCTCGACACCATGAGCGCGCTCAAGCAGTCGATCGAAACCCGCTCGAGCAAAGTCGGCCGGGTGCGCATCGGCGTGATGGACACGGTGATTCACACTTGGCTGAGCCCGTTGGTAGCGCAGATGACCGATCTGTATCCACGGGTGGAAATCGAGCTGGTGGCCGATACCTCGCTGAACCTCTGTGATCAGCTGCAAAAAGGCTTTCTCGATCTGATCCTGCAAACCGATCTGGTGCGCCATGAAAGCGTGCGCAGCCTGGAGCTGGCCAGCCATCCGCTGGGCTGGATCGTCGCCAGCAACTCGATCTACAACCGCGACTACGCCGACCTCGCCGAACTGGCGCAGGAACGCATCATTACCTACTCGAAAAACTCCCGGCCGCATCAGGACCTGCTGGCGTTGATGCAGGCGAGCGGCGTGATAGCGCCGCGCTTGAATTGCGTGAATTCAGTGTCGGCGATCACGCGGTTGTTGCGCGATGGGTTTGGTATTGGTGTGCTGCCGCCGGTGCTGGTGGCTGAGGAATTGGCGCGGGGGGAACTGACTTTGCTGGCCATTGATCAGCGGCCACCGAATTTGCAGGTGGTGGTGTCGTGGCGAGTGGGCGTGGAGTGGGTCGAGGAGATTGTGACGTTGTGTCAGCAGGTGTTGGCGGGGTATGCGCAGAAGGTCGGCAAGGACTACATCACCCTCACTGACTGA
- a CDS encoding MFS transporter, with protein sequence MSAPDTLDLPKSTARPGPFDWYRNINKQERRTFWSCKIGYGLDGMDTQMLSFVVPTLIAMWGITTGEAGLIHTSTLIASAIGGWVAGILSDRIGRVRTLQLTVLWFAFFTFLCGFAQNYEQLLIARTLMGFGFGGEWTAGAVLIGEVIRAKDRGKAVGMVQSGWALGWGLTAILYALLFSIMPPEDAWRALFILGIVPAIFVVFVRRLVKDPEIYREAKAAQTPENPAKFYEIFAPGMLFTTIRASLLTTGALGGYYAITSWLPTFLKNERGLSVLGTGGYLAMVIVGSYVGYVISAYLTDLLGRKKNFILFAVGSFTIVLLYTQLPVSNGVMLWLGFPLGFFASGIFSGMGAFLTELFPTRIRGSGQGFCYNIGRALAALFPLLIGLLSQKVPLSVGIGAFAAVSYGVVILAALSLPETRGKQLDAQ encoded by the coding sequence ATGAGTGCGCCCGACACCCTCGACCTCCCCAAGTCCACGGCCCGCCCCGGCCCGTTCGACTGGTATCGCAACATCAACAAACAGGAACGCCGCACGTTCTGGAGCTGCAAGATCGGCTACGGTCTGGACGGCATGGACACGCAGATGCTCAGCTTCGTGGTGCCAACCCTGATTGCGATGTGGGGCATTACCACCGGCGAGGCCGGGCTGATTCACACCAGCACTTTGATTGCCTCGGCCATTGGTGGCTGGGTTGCCGGAATCCTCTCCGACCGCATCGGTCGCGTTCGCACGCTGCAACTCACCGTGTTGTGGTTCGCCTTCTTCACCTTCCTCTGTGGCTTCGCGCAAAACTACGAACAACTGTTGATCGCTCGCACCCTGATGGGCTTCGGTTTCGGCGGCGAATGGACGGCCGGCGCGGTGCTGATCGGCGAAGTGATCCGCGCGAAGGACCGTGGCAAAGCGGTGGGCATGGTGCAATCCGGTTGGGCGCTGGGCTGGGGCCTGACGGCAATTCTGTATGCGCTGCTGTTCTCGATCATGCCGCCGGAAGACGCCTGGCGGGCGCTGTTCATTCTCGGCATCGTGCCGGCGATTTTCGTGGTCTTCGTGCGACGTCTGGTGAAAGACCCGGAGATCTACCGTGAAGCCAAGGCTGCGCAAACTCCGGAGAATCCGGCGAAGTTCTACGAGATTTTTGCTCCCGGCATGCTGTTCACCACGATCCGCGCCTCCTTGCTGACCACTGGCGCACTCGGCGGTTACTACGCGATCACCTCCTGGCTGCCGACCTTCCTGAAAAACGAGCGCGGCTTGAGCGTGCTCGGCACCGGCGGTTACCTGGCGATGGTGATTGTCGGTTCCTATGTCGGTTACGTGATCAGTGCTTATCTGACCGACCTGTTGGGGCGCAAAAAGAACTTCATCCTGTTCGCGGTCGGCTCGTTCACCATCGTTCTGCTCTACACCCAATTGCCGGTCAGTAATGGCGTGATGCTTTGGCTGGGCTTTCCGCTGGGGTTCTTTGCCTCGGGGATTTTCAGCGGGATGGGTGCGTTTCTCACCGAGTTGTTCCCAACGCGGATTCGCGGCTCGGGCCAAGGCTTCTGCTACAACATCGGCCGGGCGCTGGCGGCGCTGTTTCCGCTGCTGATCGGCCTGCTCAGCCAGAAAGTGCCGTTGAGCGTAGGCATTGGTGCGTTTGCTGCGGTGTCTTACGGCGTGGTGATTCTCGCGGCGCTGAGCCTGCCGGAAACCCGTGGCAAGCAACTCGACGCGCAGTAA
- a CDS encoding 5-oxoprolinase subunit PxpA, giving the protein MSRLLLNCDIGESFGSWTMGLDAEVMPFIDCANVACGFHAGDPSIMRKTVSLALSHGVQIGAHPAYQDLVGFGRRSMAYSAQELQDILHYQIGALDGLCKAQGGKVSYVKPHGAMYNDMMANPAQLRAVIQAVADYDRSLPLMLMATRDNAAAQQLGDECGVTLWFEAFADRAYDSAGRLVSRQTPGAVHHDAEKIIEQALIIARGANLTASDGSALHLQANTLCVHGDNASSVAAVRRIREALNQQSAS; this is encoded by the coding sequence GTGAGCCGCCTGTTATTGAATTGCGACATTGGCGAGAGTTTCGGCAGCTGGACCATGGGTCTGGACGCCGAAGTCATGCCCTTCATCGACTGCGCCAACGTGGCTTGCGGCTTCCACGCCGGCGACCCGAGCATCATGCGCAAAACCGTCAGCCTGGCGCTAAGCCACGGCGTGCAGATCGGCGCGCATCCGGCCTATCAGGATCTGGTCGGGTTCGGCCGGCGCTCCATGGCGTATTCCGCGCAGGAGCTGCAAGACATCCTGCATTACCAGATCGGCGCCCTCGACGGCCTCTGCAAGGCGCAGGGCGGCAAGGTCAGTTACGTCAAACCGCACGGTGCGATGTACAACGACATGATGGCCAACCCGGCGCAGTTGCGCGCAGTGATTCAGGCTGTTGCCGACTATGACCGCAGTTTGCCGTTGATGCTGATGGCCACCCGCGACAACGCCGCCGCGCAGCAACTTGGCGATGAGTGCGGCGTCACCCTGTGGTTCGAAGCTTTCGCTGACCGCGCCTATGACAGCGCGGGTCGTCTGGTCTCGCGACAAACGCCGGGCGCCGTCCATCACGACGCCGAGAAAATCATCGAGCAGGCACTGATCATTGCCCGTGGCGCCAACCTCACCGCCAGCGATGGCAGTGCATTGCACCTGCAAGCCAACACCCTCTGTGTGCACGGCGACAATGCCAGTTCGGTGGCGGCGGTGCGGCGTATCCGTGAGGCCCTCAATCAGCAGAGCGCATCATGA
- a CDS encoding 5-oxoprolinase subunit B family protein, translating to MNPRIEVVALDCLMLRLFDDIAEANMPWMLAASERLRGVFGAQLIDLVPSYTTLMVHYDLTVLSPSQARELIAEALINLSPNAQAGGQCHVLPVWYDLSVGPELSLLSARSGLAVTEVIRRHSDREYQVFALGFAPGFAFMGLVEEVLAAPRLNTPRKKVAAGSVGIAERQTAAYPVVSPGGWNLIGRTPAKLFDRNRDGYSLMQPGDTVRFEAVSHAEFIHLGGDDTPLEAQA from the coding sequence ATGAATCCACGGATTGAAGTCGTGGCGCTGGACTGTCTGATGCTGCGTCTGTTTGACGATATTGCCGAAGCCAATATGCCGTGGATGCTCGCTGCCAGTGAGCGGTTGCGCGGGGTGTTCGGTGCGCAACTGATCGATCTGGTGCCGTCCTATACAACATTGATGGTGCATTACGACTTGACCGTTTTGAGCCCGAGTCAGGCTCGGGAGTTGATCGCTGAGGCGTTGATCAATCTGTCGCCGAATGCGCAGGCTGGCGGTCAATGCCACGTGCTGCCGGTCTGGTACGACCTGAGCGTTGGCCCGGAACTGAGCCTGCTGTCTGCGCGCAGCGGTCTGGCGGTGACGGAAGTGATCCGCCGTCACAGTGACCGGGAGTATCAGGTGTTCGCCCTCGGTTTTGCCCCGGGTTTTGCGTTCATGGGGTTGGTCGAAGAAGTTTTGGCCGCGCCACGCCTGAATACCCCACGCAAGAAAGTCGCCGCCGGCAGTGTCGGTATCGCCGAGCGGCAGACGGCTGCTTATCCCGTCGTCTCTCCCGGCGGCTGGAACCTGATCGGTCGTACTCCAGCGAAATTGTTTGATCGCAATCGTGATGGCTACAGCCTGATGCAACCCGGCGACACAGTGCGCTTCGAGGCGGTGAGCCACGCCGAATTCATCCATCTGGGTGGCGACGACACCCCGCTGGAGGCACAGGCATGA
- a CDS encoding biotin-dependent carboxyltransferase family protein, giving the protein MSRLTIEASTPLCLLQDAGRFGVRHLGVTQGGAADWRSMSWANWLLGNGLDLPVIEITLGGFAVLAEEECLLALAGADLGAQIDGQPLAPWRSFKLHKGQTLKFTQPLLGARAYLAAPGGFDAPKVLGSSATVVREELGGLDGMGLPLAKGAMLSYHGETLLVRDMPLAHRPDFRLNAPLDLVLGAQIGQFSGQSLFDVFNSAWTLDSRADRMGIRLLGKALEYQGQPMISEGIPLGAVQVPPDGQPIVLLNDRQTIGGYPRLGALTPLALARLAQCLPGAQVRLRPVVQDVAHREHIKYLQRFRNS; this is encoded by the coding sequence ATGAGTCGACTGACGATTGAAGCGAGTACGCCGCTGTGCCTGTTGCAGGACGCCGGGCGGTTTGGCGTGCGGCATCTGGGCGTGACCCAGGGCGGCGCGGCGGACTGGCGTTCGATGAGCTGGGCCAATTGGCTACTGGGCAACGGTCTGGATCTGCCGGTGATCGAAATCACCCTCGGTGGCTTTGCTGTACTGGCCGAAGAAGAATGCCTGCTGGCGCTGGCCGGGGCTGATCTCGGTGCGCAGATCGACGGCCAGCCATTGGCGCCGTGGCGCAGTTTCAAATTGCACAAAGGGCAGACGCTGAAATTCACTCAACCACTGCTTGGCGCTCGTGCGTATCTGGCAGCACCCGGTGGTTTTGACGCGCCGAAGGTTCTGGGTAGCAGCGCAACAGTCGTGCGCGAGGAGCTTGGCGGGCTCGATGGCATGGGCCTGCCGTTGGCCAAAGGGGCGATGTTGAGCTATCACGGGGAAACCCTGCTGGTTCGTGATATGCCGTTGGCTCATCGTCCGGATTTTCGCCTGAATGCGCCGTTGGACCTGGTACTGGGTGCGCAGATCGGTCAGTTCAGCGGCCAGAGCCTGTTTGATGTGTTCAATAGTGCGTGGACGCTGGACAGTCGCGCCGATCGAATGGGCATTCGCTTGCTGGGCAAGGCGCTGGAATATCAGGGGCAGCCGATGATTTCCGAGGGGATTCCTTTGGGCGCGGTGCAGGTGCCACCGGACGGGCAGCCGATTGTGTTGCTCAATGATCGGCAGACGATCGGCGGCTATCCGCGATTGGGAGCGTTGACGCCGTTGGCGTTGGCCAGATTGGCACAGTGTCTGCCAGGGGCGCAGGTGAGGTTACGGCCGGTGGTGCAAGACGTTGCGCATCGCGAGCACATCAAATATCTGCAGCGCTTCAGAAATAGCTAA